A part of Patagioenas fasciata isolate bPatFas1 chromosome 28, bPatFas1.hap1, whole genome shotgun sequence genomic DNA contains:
- the TSFM gene encoding elongation factor Ts, mitochondrial isoform X1 → MKDPREQGHKGNQGQDTGVGDTVTGTLGTRTAGRGPPGPVYRTRGSSGATPGRSRLLPSQSHGAVALGVTPLTPRPIPGRSDVIVPRRRGGEGGGMRRAALGALSGAARAPPGRWFRAAPPVLAADKEALLELRRRTGLPFVLCRDALLRAGGDRQQAEAWLQEQAQRQGWSKATVVRGRRTPEGLVGLLREGPAAVMVEVTCETDFVARNAEFQRVVEQAALGTMELCRAAPPPPDCGTRHLLREDELAQLRTGPGGDLLSDKVALAIGKLGENVRLRRAAWLRVPEADGHIGAYAHGWLPARAGPVAVGSVAMGTHGALVAWRVTAPRPPPAELEELGRLVAQHVVAMAPTALGTPGDVAQGEEEPRLLAQGFVRDPQRSVGDVLAQHGGLALRGFLRFRAGEGDDGDSGDSGDTWERGSA, encoded by the exons aTGAAGGACCCCAGGGAGCAGGGACACAAGGGAAATCAGGGACAGGACACCGGGGTCGGGGACACcgtgacagggacactggggacaaggacagcgGGGCGAGGGCCGCCCGGGCCGGTCTATAGGACCCGGGGCAGCTCCGGAGCGACCCCGGGGCGCTCCCGCCTCCTCCCCAGCCAATCGCACGGCGCCGTCGCGCTCGGAGTGACGCCACTCACGCCTCGTCCAATCCCCGGCCGCTCTGACGTCATCGTGCCGCGCCGCCGCGGAGGCGAGGGCGGCGGAATGCGGCGGGCGGCGCTGGGCGCGCTGAGCGGGGCGGCGCGG GCCCCCCCGGGGCGGTGGTTCCGCGCCGCCCCCCCGGTGCTGGCGGCGGACAAGGAGGCGCTGCTGGAGCTGCGGCGGCGGACGGGGCTGCCATTCGTGCTGTGCCGGGACGCGCTGCTGCGCGCCGGGGGGGACCGGCAGCag gcGGAGGCCTGGCTGCAGGAGCAGGCGCAGCGCCAGGGCTGGAGCAAGGCCACGGTGGTGCGGGGCCGCCGGACGCCCgaggggctggtggggctgcTCCGCGAGGGGCCCGCGGCCGTCATGGTGGAG GTGACCTGCGAGACGGACTTTGTGGCCAGAAACGCGGAATTCCAGCGCGTGGTGGAGCAGGCGGCGCTGGGGACCATGGAGCTGTGCCGggcggcccccccgccccccgactgcggcaccagg CACCTGCTGCGGGAGGACGAGCTGGCGCAGCTGCGCACGGGGCCCGGCGGGGACCTGCTGAGTGACAAGGTGGCCTTGGCCATCG GGAAGCTGGGCGAGAACGTGCGGCTGCGGCGCGCGGCGTGGCTGCGGGTGCCCGAGGCCGACGGGCACATCGGCGCCTACGCCCACGGGTGGCTCCCGGCGCGCGCGGGGCCGGTGGCCGTGGGCTCGGTGGCCATGGGCACGCACGGGGCGCTGGTGGCCTGGAGGGTGACggcgccgcgcccgccgcccgcagagctggaggagctgggccgGCTGGTGGCCCAGCACGTGGTGGCCATGGCGCCCACGGCGCTGGGGACGCCGGGGGACGTGGCGCAGGGCGAGGAGGAACCGCGGCTGCTGGCCCAGGGCTTCGTGCGTGACCCCCAGCGCAGCGTGGGCGACGTCCTGGCCCAGCACGGGGGGCTGGCGCTGCGGGGCTTCCTGCGCTTCCGCGCCGGGGAGGGAGAcgacggggacagcggggacagtggggacacctgggAGAGGGGCAGCGCCtga
- the TSFM gene encoding elongation factor Ts, mitochondrial isoform X2 gives MKDPREQGHKGNQGQDTGVGDTVTGTLGTRTAGRGPPGPVYRTRGSSGATPGRSRLLPSQSHGAVALGVTPLTPRPIPGRSDVIVPRRRGGEGGGMRRAALGALSGAARAPPGRWFRAAPPVLAADKEALLELRRRTGLPFVLCRDALLRAGGDRQQVTCETDFVARNAEFQRVVEQAALGTMELCRAAPPPPDCGTRHLLREDELAQLRTGPGGDLLSDKVALAIGKLGENVRLRRAAWLRVPEADGHIGAYAHGWLPARAGPVAVGSVAMGTHGALVAWRVTAPRPPPAELEELGRLVAQHVVAMAPTALGTPGDVAQGEEEPRLLAQGFVRDPQRSVGDVLAQHGGLALRGFLRFRAGEGDDGDSGDSGDTWERGSA, from the exons aTGAAGGACCCCAGGGAGCAGGGACACAAGGGAAATCAGGGACAGGACACCGGGGTCGGGGACACcgtgacagggacactggggacaaggacagcgGGGCGAGGGCCGCCCGGGCCGGTCTATAGGACCCGGGGCAGCTCCGGAGCGACCCCGGGGCGCTCCCGCCTCCTCCCCAGCCAATCGCACGGCGCCGTCGCGCTCGGAGTGACGCCACTCACGCCTCGTCCAATCCCCGGCCGCTCTGACGTCATCGTGCCGCGCCGCCGCGGAGGCGAGGGCGGCGGAATGCGGCGGGCGGCGCTGGGCGCGCTGAGCGGGGCGGCGCGG GCCCCCCCGGGGCGGTGGTTCCGCGCCGCCCCCCCGGTGCTGGCGGCGGACAAGGAGGCGCTGCTGGAGCTGCGGCGGCGGACGGGGCTGCCATTCGTGCTGTGCCGGGACGCGCTGCTGCGCGCCGGGGGGGACCGGCAGCag GTGACCTGCGAGACGGACTTTGTGGCCAGAAACGCGGAATTCCAGCGCGTGGTGGAGCAGGCGGCGCTGGGGACCATGGAGCTGTGCCGggcggcccccccgccccccgactgcggcaccagg CACCTGCTGCGGGAGGACGAGCTGGCGCAGCTGCGCACGGGGCCCGGCGGGGACCTGCTGAGTGACAAGGTGGCCTTGGCCATCG GGAAGCTGGGCGAGAACGTGCGGCTGCGGCGCGCGGCGTGGCTGCGGGTGCCCGAGGCCGACGGGCACATCGGCGCCTACGCCCACGGGTGGCTCCCGGCGCGCGCGGGGCCGGTGGCCGTGGGCTCGGTGGCCATGGGCACGCACGGGGCGCTGGTGGCCTGGAGGGTGACggcgccgcgcccgccgcccgcagagctggaggagctgggccgGCTGGTGGCCCAGCACGTGGTGGCCATGGCGCCCACGGCGCTGGGGACGCCGGGGGACGTGGCGCAGGGCGAGGAGGAACCGCGGCTGCTGGCCCAGGGCTTCGTGCGTGACCCCCAGCGCAGCGTGGGCGACGTCCTGGCCCAGCACGGGGGGCTGGCGCTGCGGGGCTTCCTGCGCTTCCGCGCCGGGGAGGGAGAcgacggggacagcggggacagtggggacacctgggAGAGGGGCAGCGCCtga